A stretch of Fusarium poae strain DAOMC 252244 chromosome 2, whole genome shotgun sequence DNA encodes these proteins:
- a CDS encoding hypothetical protein (BUSCO:1187at5125), with translation MALRSDTNGTSAPTAEPNGVASATRPRPNGRSTSNDATRSDEDDQRPLSAPGRRNGSISLGTRDDIEHHQQTRPAKPLLLRSKSDYAPRLMDETEPIEEDIPDWGARHGFEDHYQSEDIISQLANNWYMYYTDKRHETTGKPKPPQYELQDWRQRDRLKTVSAALAVCLNIGVEPPDQLKTNPGAKLEAWTDPTVPPIQKALENIGKALQAQYETLAIRARYKQYLDPSVEETKKFCISLRRNAKEERVLLHYNGHGVPKPTASGEIWVFNKNYTQYIPVSLYDLQHWLQAPTIFVWDCSEAGNILNNYHRFVEKHEEEEEEAAERDPNYTKTNFRPYIHLAACAVKENLPTNPLLPADLFTACLTTPIEMALWFFVLQNPLKTKVSPERAKKLPGRLQERRTPLGELNWIFTAITDSIAWTTLPRDLFRKFFRQDLMVAALFRNFLLAQRVMTVYGCHPQSYPKLPDTHQHPLWETWDLAVDMALSQLPALEKKENEGYDYEYQNSSFFTEQLTAFDVYLTRGDAMAQKSPDQLPVVLQVLLSQQHRVRALILLGRFLDLGPWSVQLALSIGIFPYVLKLLQSAAAELKPVMVFIWARLIAVDLSCQQDLIKDSGYSYFAQILKPSEGLPVVDSDEHKAMCAFILAMLCKDYKNGQMVCNQTDIMTYCLTHLQNEENPLLRQWACLCISQLWQDLPEAKWRGIRENAYVKLAYLVRDPCCEVRAAMVHAMTTFLGIPDLTEEVARIEESIAWTILDMGNDGSPMVRKEFVVFLSHFAVRFESKFLVAAYEQLVEEKEYLIFPPQDDGQEHKMGLHYARPENRNKDGTIKPMAHGLSHNTVYMALWKLALVLSVDPHPEVQREATIVVDYIHHALLSSKVGAQTQLVMAEIQKRATRLANRHMTNTSQRNNAIGSSNSQPLPSPGLLRRTASLLFPSLVTNEDKSRPTTPTLPRSPSMKLVSNQVPVPPEQNDRTSAQALYNVAHEPYSGAFKERDLTKPPTLPLKSRFLEWSIEYFREPQMKPSEADEPGSTEYNERLWRRARNETIFRETQPLKQQAGSHKWNNQLGIVNNGAQPAKMTFHQFEDHLAVADEGNTVYVWDWKKQGRLSRFSNGNPEGSKISDMKFINEDDQAMLLTGSSDGVIRVYRNYESDRAIELASSWRALTHMVPSNVNSGMVFDWQQVTGRVLVAGDVRVIRVWYAAYETCVMDIPARSGSCVTSLTSDQMTGNMFVAGFGDGAVRVFDTRNRPQESMVRKWKDESDRQWIKSVHMQRGGQRELVSASRNGKVKIWDIRMDKPLHSFQTTRDTLRTASTHEHLPVFAVGTSAHTVKVFNLDGHELSSVEPYSSFLQQNRSSAISATAFHPHRPILGCAARGDHHINFFTCEKSEPMSSS, from the exons ATGGCGCTGCGATCCGATACCAACGGCACCTCTGCGCCCACAGCTGAACCAAATGGAGTCGCCTCGGCCACGAGACCCAGGCCGAACGGCCGTTCAACCTCGAACGATGCTACTAGAAGTGACGAAGACGACCAACGGCCCTTAAGCGCACCAGGTCGCCGCAACGGAAGCATATCGCTGGGGACGAGAGACGATATCGAGCACCATCAGCAGACGCGGCCTGCGAAGCCGTTGCTACTCAGATCGAAGAGTGACTACGCGCCACGGCTGATGGATGAGACTGAGCCTATAGAAGAAGACATACCTGATTGGGGTGCTAGACACGGTTTTGAGGACCATTACCAATCTGAGGATATTATATCTCAACTGGCTAAC AATTGGTACATGTACTATACCGATAAACGACATGAAACGACGGGCAAACCGAAACCACCCCAATACGAGCTTCAAGATTGGCGACAAAGGGACAGGTTAAAAACAGTATCCGCAGCTCTTGCAGTGTGTTTGAACATAGGAGTTGAACCTCCCGACCAACTCAAGACTAACCCAGGAGCGAAACTCGAAGCATGGACGGACCCGACCGTTCCTCCAATTCAGAAAGCCCTCGAAAACATCGGCAAGGCCCTACAGGCACAATATGAAACTCTCGCGATAAGGGCGCGATATAAACAGTACCTGGATCCTTCTGTTGAAGAGACGAAAAAGTTTTGCATCTCGTTACGTCGAAATGCTAAAGAGGAGCGTGTTCTTCTTCATTATAACGGGCATGGTGTTCCAAAACCTACCGCATCGGGCGAGATATGGGTTTTCAATAAAAATTACACCCAGTATATCCCCGTATCTTTATACGATCTGCAACATTGGCTGCAAGCTCCCACTATCTTTGTTTGGGATTGTTCTGAAGCTGGCAATATCCTGAACAATTACCACAGATTTGTCGAGAAacacgaagaggaagaggaagaagctgcGGAGCGTGATCCCAACTACACAAAAACGAATTTCCGGCCTTATATTCACCTGGCTGCATGCGCTGTGAAGGAGAATCTACCAACAAACCCTCTGTTGCCTGCCGATCTCTTTACTGCTTGTCTCACTACTCCTATTGAGATGGCTCTGTGGTTCTTTGTTCTACAAAACCCTCTCAAAACAAAGGTCAGTCCAGAACGAGCAAAAAAGCTACCTGGCCGACTTCAAGAACGGCGAACACCACTTGGTGAGCTTAATTGGATCTTCACCGCCATCACAGATAGCATCGCGTGGACAACGTTGCCGCGTGATCTATTTCGCAAGTTCTTCCGACAGGATCTCATGGTGGCGGCTCTATTCCGCAATTTCCTGCTGGCCCAACGGGTAATGACTGTCTATGGCTGTCACCCTCAGTCTTATCCTAAGCTGCCAGACACTCATCAGCATCCATTGTGGGAGACTTGGGACCTAGCTGTAGACATGGCGTTATCTCAGCTCCCTGcattggagaagaaggagaatgaAGGCTATGATTACGAGTACCAGAATTCGAGCTTCTTCACAGAACAACTTACCGCTTTCGACGTTTACCTCACAAGAGGCGATGCAATGGCTCAAAAGTCGCCCGATCAGTTGCCTGTCGTATTACAGGTCCTACTCAGCCAACAGCATCGCGTCAGGGCCCTTATCTTACTTGGGCGCTTTCTTGACTTGGGTCCATGGTCTGTCCAGCTCGCTCTAAGTATAGGCATATTCCCATATGTTCTTAAACTTTTGCAGTCTGCTGCAGCTGAGCTGAAACCCGTTATGGTCTTTATATGGGCACGTCTCATTGCAGTGGACCTTTCTTGCCAGCAGGATCTTATTAAAGACAGCGGTTATAGTTATTTTGCACAAATCCTCAAACCCTCTGAGGGGCTGCCCGTTGTAGATAGCGATGAACACAAAGCTATGTGCGCTTTCATTCTGGCAATGCTCTGCAAAGACTACAAGAATGGCCAGATGGTTTGTAACCAGACAGATATCATGACTTACTGCTTGACACATCTTCAAAATGAGGAGAACCCTCTCCTTCGACAATGGGCTTGTCTATGCATTAGCCAGCTGTGGCAAGACCTCCCAGAGGCGAAATGGCGAGGTATCAGGGAGAACGCGTACGTCAAGCTGGCGTATCTCGTGAGAGATCCTTGTTGTGAGGTGCGAGCCGCCATGGTTCATGCTATGACCACATTTCTTGGTATTCCCGATCTAACAGAGGAAGTGGCTCGAATTGAGGAGTCGATTGCATGGACCATACTTGATATGGGGAATGACGGAAGTCCCATGGTTCGTAAAGAGTTTGTCGTTTTCCTGTCACATTTCGCTGTTCGCTTTGAAAGTAAGTTCTTAGTTGCAGCTTACGAACAGTTggttgaggagaaggagTATCTCATCTTCCCTCCCCAAGATGACGGCCAGGAGCACAAAATGGGCTTGCATTACGCAAGGCCGGAAAACCGCAACAAGGATGGCACTATCAAACCAATGGCCCACGGTCTTTCTCACAACACCGTATACATGGCATTGTGGAAGTTGGCTCTAGTTCTTAGTGTGGATCCTCACCCTGAGGTACAGCGAGAAGCTACTATTGTGGTGGACTATATTCACCACGCGCTCCTCAGCTCAAAGGTCGGTGCTCAGACGCAACTCGTCATGGCCGAGATTCAAAAGCGCGCAACAAGACTGGCGAATAGGCACATGACCAATACAAGCCAGCGGAACAATGCCATTGGTTCTTCCAACTCACAGCCATTGCCTTCACCTGGACTCTTGCGTCGAACTGCCAGTTTGCTCTTTCCGTCATTGGTCACCAACGAAGACAAATCGCgaccaacaacaccaacccTGCCTCGATCACCCTCAATGAAGCTCGTTTCGAACCAAGTGCCTGTGCCTCCGGAACAAAATGATCGCACCTCAGCGCAGGCATTATATAATGTTGCGCATGAACCGTATTCAGGCGCATTCAAAGAGCGAGATTTGACAAAACCTCCCACACTCCCACTCAAGAGCAGATTCCTGGAATGGTCTATTGAATACTTCCGTGAACCACAGATGAAACCAAGCGAAGCAGACGAGCCAGGAAGCACCGAGTACAACGAGCGGCTCTGGCGAAGAGCTCGAAACGAAACCATATTCCGAGAAACTCAGCCATTGAAGCAACAAGCGGGAAGCCACAAGTGGAACAACCAGCTTGGAATTGTCAACAATGGGGCTCAGCCTGCAAAGATGACATTTCACCAATTTGAGGATCATCTTGCTGTCGCAGATGAGGGCAACACGGTTTACGTGTGGGATTGGAAGAAACAAGGTCGGTTGAGCCGCTTCAGCAACGGAAATCCAGAAGGATCTAAGATCAGCGACATGAAATTTATCAACGAGGATGACCAAGCGATGTTGCTTACAGGATCTTCCGATGGTGTGATTAGAGTATATCGCAACTATGAATCGGACAGAGCCATTgagcttgcttcttcttggcgtGCCTTGACACACATGGTACCCAGCAACGTCAACTCAGGAATGGTGTTCGATTGGCAGCAGGTCACAGGCCGGGTCCTTGTTGCCGGCGATGTCCGAGTTATTCGAGTATGGTATGCGGCTTACGAGACCTGTGTCATGGACATCCCAGCGCGTTCGGGATCCtgcgtgacttctctaactTCAGATCAAATGACGGGCAACATGTTTGTAGCCGGCTTTGGAGACGGCGCTGTTCGTGTTTTTGATACAAGGAACAGACCTCAGGAGTCAATGGTACGCAAGTGGAAGGACGAATCAGATCGGCAATGGATCAAGAGCGTCCATATGCAGCGCGGTGGTCAGCGGGAACTTGTGAGCGCAAGCAGAAATGGCAAAGTCAAAATTTGGGATATCCGAATGGATAAACCTCTCCATTCGTTCCAAACTACACGGGACACGCTCCGGACCGCTAGCACACACGAACACCTACCGGTCTTTGCAGT GGGCACATCGGCTCATACCGTCAAGGTATTCAATCTCGACGGCCATGAGCTGTCCAGTGTTGAACCTTACTCGAGCTTCTTGCAGCAAAATCGTAGCTCGGCTATCTCAGCAACTGCATTCCACCCTCATCGTCCTATCCTGGGATGCGCTGCTCGAGGAGATCATCACATCAATTTTTTCACCTGCGAGAAATCCGAACCTATGTCCTCAAGCTAG